One segment of Xanthomonas oryzae pv. oryzae DNA contains the following:
- a CDS encoding FKBP-type peptidyl-prolyl cis-trans isomerase: MEISQGRVATIHYILSDDSGQVIDRSTPDTPLSYLHGAGNIVPGLEQALEGKRLGDTLTADVIPEQGYGPRHEQLIQHVPRDAFPTDVEVVPGVQFEAPTQQGPVLVTVTEVGPDQVTVDGNHPLAGQTLHFAVEVVAVREATTQELNDGHVADLAA, encoded by the coding sequence ATGGAAATCAGCCAGGGTCGCGTTGCGACCATTCACTACATCCTTTCCGACGACAGCGGCCAGGTCATTGATCGCTCCACGCCAGACACGCCGCTGAGCTATCTGCATGGCGCCGGCAACATCGTGCCCGGTCTGGAACAGGCGCTGGAAGGCAAGCGGCTGGGCGACACCCTTACCGCCGACGTGATACCCGAACAGGGCTACGGCCCGCGCCACGAGCAGCTCATCCAGCATGTGCCGCGTGATGCGTTCCCAACCGATGTCGAGGTGGTGCCCGGCGTGCAGTTCGAAGCGCCCACGCAGCAAGGCCCAGTGTTGGTCACCGTGACCGAGGTCGGCCCGGACCAGGTCACCGTGGACGGCAATCACCCGCTGGCGGGGCAAACCCTGCACTTTGCGGTGGAAGTCGTGGCAGTGCGCGAGGCCACCACTCAGGAACTGAACGACGGGCACGTGGCCGACCTGGCGGCTTGA
- a CDS encoding DksA/TraR family C4-type zinc finger protein, producing MATGWASDGAVQDQIDATVDDAIKRARSQLHQGPSSTHCEDCEAPIPEGRRKAVPGVHLCVNCQEANDLEQAAQGGYNRRGSKDSQLR from the coding sequence ATGGCGACCGGATGGGCGAGTGATGGAGCGGTACAGGACCAGATCGATGCCACAGTCGACGATGCGATCAAGCGTGCGCGCAGCCAGCTGCATCAGGGCCCGAGTTCGACGCACTGCGAAGACTGCGAGGCACCGATTCCCGAGGGGCGCCGCAAGGCGGTGCCCGGCGTGCACCTGTGCGTGAACTGCCAGGAAGCAAACGATCTGGAGCAGGCGGCGCAAGGCGGCTACAACCGTCGTGGGAGCAAAGATAGTCAGCTGCGCTGA
- a CDS encoding IS5 family transposase (programmed frameshift), whose product MREKNDPSDVSRERFEQIRPILEQARKRTKPVTVDMYEVWCAVLYLLRTGCPWRALPSDFPKWRTVHSYFAKWSEVDDEGMSLLERALKKSQVGAAREKQGRKACSTFLIVDAQSVKNSDTAGQKGYDAGKKVSGIKRHIAVDTQGFPHAVAVTTAEVTDRQGALEALKRCRSGLGRVKRLLCDSGYTGDPFAEGVQDILGKHVTVQIAKRSELHTFKVMPKRWSVERSFAWLEKNRRLWKNCERRLNTSLQFIHLAFLALLLRRS is encoded by the exons ATGCGCGAGAAGAACGATCCAAGTGACGTGAGCCGTGAGCGGTTCGAGCAAATCCGCCCGATTCTGGAGCAAGCCCGCAAGCGCACCAAGCCTGTGACAGTGGATATGTATGAGGTGTGGTGCGCAGTGCTGTATCTGCTACGGACAGGTTGCCCGTGGCGTGCGTTGCCCAGTGACTTTCCGAAGTGGCGCACGGTGCATTCCTACTTTGCCAAGTGGAGCGAAGTGGACGATGAAGGAATGAGCCTGCTGGAGCGGGCGCTTAAAAAATC TCAGGTTGGCGCGGCCCGCGAGAAACAGGGGCGCAAGGCCTGCAGTACGTTCTTGATCGTGGACGCGCAGAGCGTGAAGAACAGTGATACAGCCGGCCAGAAAGGCTATGACGCGGGCAAGAAGGTATCGGGGATCAAGCGCCACATCGCGGTGGATACGCAAGGCTTTCCACATGCCGTTGCGGTGACCACGGCGGAAGTCACCGATCGTCAAGGTGCGCTGGAGGCATTGAAACGCTGCCGATCGGGTTTAGGTCGGGTGAAACGCCTGCTGTGCGACAGCGGCTACACCGGAGATCCCTTCGCCGAGGGCGTACAGGACATTCTGGGCAAGCATGTCACCGTACAGATTGCCAAGCGCAGCGAGCTGCATACCTTCAAGGTCATGCCCAAGCGCTGGAGTGTCGAACGCAGCTTTGCCTGGCTGGAGAAGAACCGGAGGCTATGGAAGAACTGCGAGCGAAGGCTCAATACCAGCTTGCAGTTCATCCACCTGGCGTTCCTGGCACTGCTGCTCAGGAGATCGTGA
- a CDS encoding alkene reductase, producing the protein MITFDWLLMSKSTQSPLFSPVRLGALDLANRVVMAPLTRNRAIAGQVPSPLAAEYYGQRATAGLIVAEGTQISPLGQGYLDTPGIYTKEQIQGWRAVTDEVHRRGGKIVLQLWHVGRVSHTSVLPPGEVPVAPSAIRAEGKTFTKNGFEDVSEPRALALDEIPGLIEDYRIAARNAIDAGFDGVEVHAANGYLLDQFLRDSSNQRTDAYGGDIENRTRLLAEVVQAIADEIAAERTGVRLSPVTPVYGAHDSNPQPLFERAVERLNLIGGLAFVHVIEGATGGPRDNIAFDYAALRAKFDGAWIANNGYDRGMSEHAISSDYADAIAYGRPFIANPDLVRRLRENAPLAELDQATMYGGGAKGYTDYPALPE; encoded by the coding sequence GTGATCACTTTCGACTGGTTGCTGATGTCCAAATCCACTCAATCCCCGTTGTTCTCGCCGGTGCGCCTGGGCGCACTGGATCTTGCCAACCGCGTGGTCATGGCCCCGCTGACGCGCAACCGCGCCATCGCCGGCCAGGTGCCCTCGCCGCTGGCCGCTGAGTATTACGGCCAGCGCGCCACCGCCGGCCTGATCGTGGCCGAGGGCACCCAGATCAGTCCGCTGGGCCAGGGCTACCTCGATACGCCCGGCATCTACACCAAGGAACAGATCCAGGGCTGGCGCGCCGTCACTGACGAAGTGCATCGCCGCGGCGGCAAGATCGTGCTGCAGCTGTGGCATGTGGGCCGCGTCTCGCATACCAGCGTGCTGCCGCCGGGCGAAGTGCCGGTTGCGCCCAGCGCCATCCGCGCAGAAGGCAAGACCTTCACCAAGAACGGATTCGAGGACGTGTCTGAGCCGCGCGCACTGGCATTGGACGAAATACCCGGCTTGATCGAGGACTATCGCATCGCGGCACGCAACGCCATCGATGCCGGCTTCGACGGTGTCGAAGTGCATGCGGCCAACGGCTACCTGCTCGACCAGTTCCTGCGCGACAGCTCCAACCAGCGCACCGACGCCTACGGTGGCGATATCGAAAACCGTACCCGCCTGCTTGCCGAAGTGGTGCAGGCGATTGCCGATGAAATCGCTGCCGAGCGCACCGGCGTGCGTTTGTCGCCGGTAACCCCGGTGTACGGCGCGCACGACTCCAACCCGCAGCCGCTGTTCGAGCGTGCGGTCGAGCGCCTGAACCTGATCGGCGGGCTGGCCTTCGTGCACGTGATCGAAGGCGCCACCGGCGGCCCGCGCGACAACATCGCCTTCGACTACGCCGCGCTGCGCGCCAAGTTCGACGGCGCCTGGATCGCCAACAACGGCTACGACCGCGGCATGTCCGAACACGCTATCAGCAGCGACTACGCCGATGCGATCGCCTACGGGCGCCCTTTCATCGCCAACCCGGATCTGGTGCGCCGCCTGCGCGAGAACGCACCACTGGCCGAACTCGACCAGGCAACGATGTACGGCGGCGGTGCCAAGGGATACACCGACTACCCCGCATTGCCGGAGTAA
- a CDS encoding IS701-like element ISXo15 family transposase codes for MLNRSLEVRFEQYGEVVAAALSHADRKQPAHWYLKGLLLPGGRKSVEPMAARVHPQNVRSAHQSMHHLVADADWSDQALLAAVAAQVLPTLSRKSAACYWIVDDTGFSKKGVHSVGVARQYCGRLGKTDNCQVAVSLSIANEHGSLPVGYRLYLPEQWAQDTVRRKKAGVPDQVVFQTKTALAMDQIDSALATGIAAGVVLADAAYGTETHWRDQLSERGLLYMVGVRSNTKVWWGSHQPAPMPPASPKGGRPRTRPMRDSAHAPISVHEVAQRLPARTYRQVSWRQGSDATLSSRFAAVRVRAAHNRQAHDEQWLLIEWPPGESEPRHYWFSTRPKQTPVKTLVATAQGRWRIERDYQELKSELGLHHYEGRNWRGFHHHASLCIAAYGFLMRERLRSKKNSVAFKMPALSKSVRPRGSGPNATSPSQLDCHAGRQKPPTLPVLRGLTVPTDSDLVTQ; via the coding sequence GTGTTGAATAGGTCACTGGAAGTGCGTTTTGAACAGTACGGGGAAGTAGTTGCTGCCGCCCTGTCCCATGCGGATCGCAAACAACCCGCACACTGGTACCTGAAGGGGTTGCTACTGCCTGGAGGGCGCAAGAGCGTGGAGCCCATGGCCGCGCGGGTGCACCCGCAGAACGTGCGCTCAGCCCATCAATCGATGCACCATCTGGTGGCCGATGCCGACTGGAGCGATCAAGCGCTGCTGGCGGCGGTGGCGGCACAGGTGCTGCCGACCCTGAGCAGGAAGAGCGCAGCGTGTTACTGGATCGTGGACGACACGGGATTTTCAAAGAAGGGGGTGCATTCGGTCGGTGTTGCACGCCAGTACTGCGGCCGCCTTGGCAAGACGGACAATTGCCAGGTTGCCGTGAGTTTGTCGATCGCCAACGAACACGGCAGCCTGCCAGTGGGCTATCGGCTGTATCTTCCCGAGCAGTGGGCTCAGGACACTGTGCGGCGCAAGAAGGCAGGCGTTCCGGATCAGGTCGTGTTTCAGACCAAGACAGCGCTGGCCATGGATCAGATCGACAGCGCGCTGGCGACAGGGATTGCGGCAGGCGTCGTGCTAGCCGATGCGGCCTACGGCACCGAGACCCACTGGCGAGACCAGCTCAGCGAACGCGGCCTGCTGTACATGGTCGGCGTCCGCAGCAACACGAAGGTCTGGTGGGGATCGCACCAACCTGCGCCCATGCCGCCAGCCAGCCCTAAGGGCGGTCGGCCCCGCACACGACCGATGCGCGATAGCGCACATGCGCCGATCTCGGTACATGAAGTCGCGCAGCGCTTGCCCGCAAGGACGTATCGGCAGGTCAGCTGGCGCCAGGGCAGCGACGCAACGCTCAGTTCGCGGTTCGCGGCGGTGCGGGTTCGTGCCGCACACAATCGCCAGGCACATGACGAGCAGTGGCTGCTGATCGAGTGGCCGCCGGGAGAGTCCGAGCCCCGCCACTACTGGTTCTCGACGCGACCAAAGCAAACGCCGGTCAAGACACTGGTTGCCACGGCACAAGGCCGATGGCGGATTGAACGCGATTATCAGGAGCTGAAGTCGGAGTTGGGCCTGCATCACTATGAAGGGCGCAACTGGCGTGGTTTTCACCATCACGCCAGTCTGTGCATCGCCGCATACGGGTTCTTGATGCGCGAGCGCCTGCGCAGTAAAAAAAACTCCGTCGCATTCAAGATGCCTGCATTATCCAAAAGTGTCCGCCCGCGCGGGTCTGGCCCCAATGCAACGTCACCATCCCAACTCGATTGCCACGCTGGTCGCCAGAAGCCTCCCACACTGCCCGTGTTGCGGGGTCTCACCGTACCAACGGATTCGGATTTAGTAACACAGTAG
- a CDS encoding IS5-like element ISXo1 family transposase has translation MQLTFGDAEGLGKRKQTRREIFLAEMERIVPWKRLLSLIEPHYPVSGRPGRQPYALATMLRIHLLQQWYALSDPAMEEALHEIPPLRRFAQLGGLDNVPDETTILNFRRLLETHGIAARMLEAVNAHLSRKGQSLRSGTIVDATLIAAPSSTKNADRARDPEMHQTKKGNQWYFGMKAHIGVDEFSGLVHHVQCTAANVADVTVTHALLHGKEDSVFGDSGYTGAEKRDELQSCEAAFFIAAKRSTIQAIGNKRARAWAERWEHFKASVRAKVEHPFRVIKRQFGYTKVRYRGLAKNTAQVQTLFALSNLWMVRRHLLPARG, from the coding sequence ATGCAACTGACGTTCGGTGACGCCGAGGGCCTGGGCAAGCGCAAGCAGACCCGGCGCGAGATCTTCCTTGCGGAGATGGAGCGCATCGTGCCGTGGAAGCGACTGCTTTCCCTGATCGAGCCGCACTATCCGGTGTCAGGACGACCGGGTCGGCAGCCGTACGCGCTGGCGACGATGTTGCGGATTCATCTGTTGCAGCAGTGGTATGCGTTGAGCGATCCGGCGATGGAAGAGGCATTGCACGAGATCCCGCCCCTGCGGCGTTTTGCCCAGCTCGGCGGCTTGGATAACGTTCCAGACGAGACAACGATTCTCAACTTTCGCCGTTTGCTGGAAACCCACGGCATTGCCGCTCGGATGCTGGAAGCGGTCAACGCCCATTTGTCGCGCAAGGGGCAGAGCCTGCGGTCGGGCACGATCGTCGATGCGACGCTGATCGCTGCGCCCAGTTCGACCAAGAATGCCGATCGTGCGCGCGACCCTGAGATGCATCAGACCAAGAAGGGCAACCAGTGGTATTTCGGGATGAAGGCGCACATTGGGGTGGATGAATTTTCCGGGCTGGTACACCACGTGCAGTGCACCGCAGCCAACGTGGCCGATGTCACGGTGACGCACGCATTGCTGCACGGCAAGGAAGACAGCGTGTTCGGCGACAGCGGCTACACCGGTGCGGAAAAACGCGACGAGTTGCAGAGCTGCGAGGCTGCATTTTTCATTGCCGCCAAGCGCTCCACGATTCAAGCCATTGGCAACAAGCGCGCGCGTGCTTGGGCAGAACGTTGGGAACACTTCAAGGCAAGCGTGCGCGCGAAGGTGGAGCACCCATTCCGGGTGATCAAGCGGCAGTTCGGCTACACCAAGGTGCGCTATCGCGGCCTGGCCAAGAACACCGCACAGGTGCAGACGTTATTTGCGCTGTCGAATCTGTGGATGGTGCGCCGGCACTTGCTGCCGGCCAGGGGATAA
- a CDS encoding zinc ribbon domain-containing protein YjdM, with the protein MSTVPACPKCGLENTYLDGALSICADCGFEWSAGAAAANTTVVRDSNGNVLQAGDTVTVIKDLKVKGSSIPLKQGTVIRNIRLVEDDAEHIEGNSEKIKGLVLKTCFLRKA; encoded by the coding sequence ATGTCCACCGTCCCTGCGTGTCCGAAATGCGGCCTGGAGAACACCTATCTCGACGGTGCGCTGTCGATCTGCGCCGACTGCGGCTTCGAATGGAGTGCCGGTGCTGCCGCGGCAAACACGACGGTGGTGCGCGACAGCAACGGCAACGTGCTGCAGGCCGGCGATACGGTGACCGTGATCAAGGATCTCAAGGTCAAAGGCTCCTCGATTCCGCTCAAACAGGGCACGGTGATCCGCAATATCCGCCTGGTCGAAGACGATGCCGAGCACATCGAAGGCAACTCGGAAAAGATCAAGGGCCTGGTGTTGAAGACCTGTTTCCTGCGGAAGGCGTGA
- a CDS encoding cation diffusion facilitator family transporter — MSNQPAPPPPRTTADSGNAQDAAAAASGESPGKPKGSHLVVYVALAGNLAIAVAKFIAAGISGSSAMLSEGVHSLVDTVNEVLLLYGLRRAAQPLTPTHPFGYGRELYFWSFIVALLVFAMGAGVSLYEGIVHLRNPEPAKSHLLAYIVLGVSIVFEGISWVVALREFRSRKGRMGYFQAFRQSKDPSTFTVLLEDSAALIGLLMALLGVAGAQLLDMPELDGIASIGIAGVLAFTAFLLARETKGLLIGEPAHAHLTDSLLRIAASDPDVCAANGVLTMQMGPNQVVAALSAEFEDSRTTPQIEACVGRIEAAATQQHPELTALFIKPQTPETWRARRAQIKSGAKTE, encoded by the coding sequence GTGTCCAATCAGCCAGCACCCCCTCCCCCGCGAACAACCGCAGATTCCGGTAATGCCCAAGATGCCGCCGCAGCCGCAAGCGGAGAGAGCCCGGGCAAGCCCAAAGGCTCGCATCTGGTGGTCTACGTGGCGCTGGCCGGCAATCTGGCCATTGCCGTCGCCAAGTTCATCGCCGCCGGCATTTCCGGCAGCTCGGCAATGCTCAGCGAAGGCGTGCATTCGCTGGTGGATACCGTCAACGAAGTGCTGCTGTTGTACGGCTTGCGCCGCGCCGCGCAGCCGCTCACACCCACCCATCCATTCGGCTACGGGCGCGAGCTGTACTTCTGGAGCTTCATCGTCGCGCTGTTGGTGTTCGCGATGGGTGCTGGCGTGTCGCTGTACGAAGGCATCGTGCATCTGCGCAACCCGGAGCCGGCCAAGAGCCATCTGCTCGCCTACATCGTGCTTGGCGTGTCGATCGTGTTCGAAGGCATCTCGTGGGTGGTGGCGTTACGCGAATTTCGCTCCAGAAAGGGCCGCATGGGCTATTTCCAGGCGTTTCGTCAAAGCAAGGACCCCAGCACCTTCACCGTGTTGCTGGAAGACAGCGCTGCGTTGATCGGTTTGCTGATGGCGCTGCTGGGCGTGGCCGGTGCCCAGTTGTTGGACATGCCCGAACTCGACGGCATCGCTTCGATCGGCATTGCCGGTGTGCTGGCATTTACCGCCTTCTTGCTGGCGCGCGAAACCAAGGGTCTGCTGATCGGCGAACCGGCGCATGCGCACCTCACCGACTCGCTGCTGCGCATCGCCGCCAGCGATCCGGACGTGTGTGCTGCCAATGGCGTGCTCACCATGCAAATGGGCCCCAACCAGGTGGTGGCCGCCTTGAGCGCCGAGTTCGAAGACAGCCGCACCACGCCGCAGATCGAAGCCTGCGTCGGGCGGATCGAAGCAGCTGCCACGCAACAACACCCGGAACTCACCGCCCTTTTCATCAAGCCGCAAACCCCGGAAACATGGCGTGCACGACGTGCACAGATCAAGAGCGGAGCGAAGACGGAATGA
- a CDS encoding DUF2789 domain-containing protein yields the protein MEQPVHPFSELFAQLGLPSDEASIRNFIAEHSPLPGDMRLEEAPFWTPAQSQLLREERRDDADWIGTIDQLNIALHTTADNTGV from the coding sequence ATGGAACAGCCGGTCCACCCGTTTTCCGAACTATTCGCCCAGCTGGGACTGCCTTCCGACGAAGCCAGCATTCGCAACTTCATTGCCGAGCACTCGCCGCTGCCGGGCGATATGCGCCTGGAAGAGGCGCCGTTCTGGACGCCTGCGCAATCCCAGCTATTGCGTGAAGAACGCCGCGACGATGCCGACTGGATCGGCACCATCGATCAGCTCAATATCGCTCTCCATACGACGGCAGACAACACCGGCGTTTGA
- a CDS encoding ISL3-like element ISXoo13 family transposase: MTAKVFEAALGIGAPWSVGAVEFDEATKVLTVPVDFKPGTRFKVSGQKGLHPVHDTVVKTYRHLNFFQHECYLKVRTPRVKLGDGSVRLVEPDFAGRLSGFTLLFEALVLMLSQQMPFAAVARIVGESAYRCMQVCNRYVEMALEQADFSDVTSLAIDETSRARGHDYVTLAADAQARRVIFVTEGRDAKAVKALAADLASHGCPPEQITSVSIDMSPAFIKGVSEQLPNAQITFDKFHVVGHANAAVDKTRRIEQRTEKSLKGMRWTLLKDVFSLKPTAGAALHGLITAPKLTRTARAWLYKEQLREALDRKQINVMREMLKHWCVCVMRSKVEAMKEVAALVRRHMDGIVAWAQTRQTNGFLEAINGLFQSAKRRARGFKRLSTIKTVIFLIAGKLDFQTFNPHARQPT; encoded by the coding sequence ATGACGGCCAAGGTGTTTGAAGCGGCGCTGGGGATCGGCGCGCCGTGGTCGGTAGGCGCGGTCGAGTTCGACGAAGCGACCAAGGTGTTGACGGTGCCGGTGGACTTCAAGCCGGGCACGAGGTTCAAGGTATCGGGCCAAAAGGGGCTGCATCCGGTTCATGACACCGTGGTCAAGACCTACCGGCACCTGAACTTTTTCCAGCACGAGTGCTACCTGAAGGTTCGCACGCCGCGTGTGAAGCTTGGGGACGGATCGGTTCGCCTGGTCGAGCCGGACTTCGCTGGGCGGTTGTCGGGCTTCACGCTGTTGTTCGAGGCGCTGGTGCTGATGTTGTCGCAGCAGATGCCGTTCGCGGCCGTTGCGCGCATCGTGGGCGAGTCGGCGTACCGGTGCATGCAGGTGTGCAACCGCTATGTCGAGATGGCCCTGGAGCAGGCCGACTTCAGCGACGTCACGTCGCTGGCCATCGACGAGACGTCGCGCGCTCGCGGCCACGACTATGTGACCTTGGCTGCCGACGCCCAGGCGCGACGCGTGATCTTCGTGACTGAGGGGCGGGACGCCAAAGCCGTGAAGGCGCTGGCTGCCGATCTGGCATCTCATGGCTGCCCTCCCGAACAGATCACCTCGGTGAGCATCGACATGTCGCCCGCGTTCATCAAGGGCGTAAGCGAGCAGTTGCCCAACGCGCAGATCACCTTCGACAAGTTCCACGTTGTCGGACATGCGAACGCGGCCGTGGACAAAACCAGGCGCATCGAGCAGCGCACCGAGAAGTCCCTCAAGGGCATGCGCTGGACGCTGCTCAAGGATGTCTTCAGCCTCAAACCGACGGCCGGCGCAGCGTTGCACGGGCTGATCACGGCACCCAAGCTCACACGGACGGCCCGCGCGTGGCTCTACAAGGAGCAGTTGCGCGAGGCGCTTGACCGAAAGCAGATCAACGTGATGCGCGAGATGCTCAAGCACTGGTGCGTCTGCGTGATGCGATCCAAGGTCGAGGCGATGAAGGAAGTCGCAGCCCTCGTGCGCCGCCACATGGACGGCATCGTCGCCTGGGCGCAGACCCGTCAGACCAACGGCTTCCTTGAAGCCATCAATGGCCTGTTCCAGTCCGCCAAGCGCAGAGCTCGCGGCTTCAAACGCCTGTCCACCATCAAGACCGTCATCTTCCTGATTGCCGGCAAGCTGGACTTCCAAACGTTCAACCCGCATGCCCGGCAACCCACTTGA
- a CDS encoding MFS transporter, with amino-acid sequence MTDTDLSSPRVSRRDYVLILLALAMGGFAIGISEFSTMGLMTQIAQGLQISEPQVGHVISAYALGVVVGAPLLAILGARWPRRTLLLLLMVFYALGNVASALAPSYYTMLLCRFIAGLPHGAYFGVASLVAASISPPNQRATAVGRVLLGLSVALLVGNPLATWLGQIVSWRWAYASVSVIALGTVAAVAILLPPQPDEPRQQPLRELRAFNQPQVWLALAIGAVGFSGMFCVFSYLAPTLTAVTGVTAARIPLAMVAFGVGGVLGSILGGWLFDRMQFCAVPVLLVWSVMVMLTFPLAAQSDIWVFVSIVAVGTMGALAPALQTRLMDVAAEAQTLAAASNHAAFNTANALGPWLGGMAITAGWGWTSTGYVGAATALGGLLVYALAVWQERRQQRSVLANC; translated from the coding sequence ATGACCGATACCGATCTTTCTTCGCCACGCGTGTCCCGGCGCGATTACGTGCTGATTCTGCTTGCGCTGGCGATGGGCGGCTTTGCGATCGGCATCAGCGAATTCTCCACCATGGGCCTGATGACGCAGATTGCGCAGGGCTTGCAGATCAGCGAGCCGCAGGTCGGCCACGTCATCAGCGCGTATGCCCTGGGCGTTGTGGTCGGTGCGCCCTTGCTGGCGATTCTGGGGGCGCGCTGGCCGCGGCGCACCTTGTTGCTGCTGTTGATGGTGTTCTATGCGCTGGGCAATGTGGCCAGCGCATTGGCACCGAGCTACTACACCATGCTGCTGTGCCGCTTTATCGCCGGGCTGCCGCATGGCGCGTACTTCGGCGTTGCGTCGCTGGTAGCCGCATCGATCAGCCCACCCAATCAACGTGCCACTGCAGTGGGGCGGGTCTTGTTGGGGTTGAGCGTCGCGTTGCTGGTGGGCAATCCGCTGGCGACCTGGCTGGGGCAAATCGTGAGCTGGCGCTGGGCCTATGCATCGGTCTCGGTGATTGCGCTGGGCACGGTCGCCGCTGTGGCGATTCTGCTGCCTCCGCAGCCCGACGAGCCGCGTCAGCAGCCGCTGCGCGAATTGCGTGCGTTCAATCAGCCGCAGGTGTGGCTGGCATTGGCGATCGGCGCGGTGGGTTTTTCCGGCATGTTCTGCGTCTTCAGTTACCTTGCGCCGACGTTGACTGCGGTGACCGGCGTGACCGCAGCGCGCATTCCGCTGGCGATGGTGGCGTTTGGTGTGGGCGGGGTGCTGGGAAGCATCCTGGGCGGTTGGTTGTTCGACCGCATGCAGTTCTGCGCGGTGCCGGTGTTGCTGGTGTGGTCGGTGATGGTGATGTTGACGTTTCCGCTGGCCGCGCAGTCAGACATATGGGTGTTCGTTTCCATCGTGGCGGTCGGCACCATGGGCGCCTTGGCGCCTGCCTTGCAGACACGTTTGATGGACGTGGCGGCAGAAGCGCAGACCCTGGCTGCAGCCTCCAACCATGCAGCATTCAATACGGCCAATGCATTGGGTCCATGGCTGGGTGGCATGGCGATCACGGCAGGCTGGGGCTGGACCTCCACCGGCTACGTTGGCGCGGCCACCGCGCTCGGCGGGTTGCTGGTCTACGCACTGGCGGTGTGGCAGGAGCGTCGCCAGCAGCGCTCGGTCTTGGCGAATTGCTGA
- a CDS encoding Hsp70 family protein — MKLGIDFGTSNSAAAAIVDGQVVPVRFGQALQFRTTVYFPETMRDPDDFSLTPALEYEVERLIDSGRRDALAAGRTPNNDSLRRDAIRIVRRQWMEEQVREPRSSAALLQNAVYGDEALDAYFLEGEGSLVQSPKSMLGYNLHPRARQTMTGIATHVLEHIRLTASRQFDINIRHATLGRPVQFRSSIGEAGNAQALEILQTAAIAAGFDSVDFLEEPAAAAMHYHVSHDSRHDTVVVDIGGGTTDVAHASVGGSAAPQVHRAWGIARGGTDIDLALSLAAYMPLFGRGITRVPTHHYVEAAMVQDMTRQREFRLHKYQDVPAPFDKRLQALQDTGNTARLYRGVEACKIALSELDRHQDALDFIERGLGVDVQAGALVASASNYLDELEGLLAQVRTEMATAPATVFLTGGMSRAGYIRDTVAAAFPESRLVHGDPSFGVVQGLAWAAAQDARLSDG, encoded by the coding sequence ATGAAACTCGGCATCGACTTCGGTACCAGCAACTCCGCCGCCGCGGCGATTGTCGATGGGCAGGTCGTGCCGGTGCGTTTCGGCCAGGCCTTGCAGTTCCGCACCACGGTGTACTTTCCGGAGACCATGCGCGACCCGGACGATTTCAGCCTGACGCCAGCGCTGGAGTACGAGGTGGAACGGCTCATTGACTCGGGCCGGCGCGATGCATTGGCCGCCGGCCGCACTCCCAATAACGACAGCCTGCGCCGCGACGCGATCCGTATCGTGCGGCGGCAATGGATGGAAGAGCAGGTGCGCGAGCCACGCAGCTCCGCCGCCCTGCTGCAGAACGCGGTCTACGGCGACGAAGCGCTGGATGCGTATTTTCTCGAAGGCGAAGGCAGCCTGGTGCAGAGTCCCAAGTCGATGCTCGGCTACAACCTGCATCCGCGCGCGCGCCAGACCATGACCGGCATCGCCACGCATGTACTGGAACACATCCGGCTGACTGCCTCGCGCCAGTTCGACATCAATATCCGTCACGCCACCCTGGGCCGCCCGGTGCAATTTCGCAGTTCGATCGGCGAGGCCGGCAACGCGCAGGCGCTGGAAATCCTGCAGACCGCCGCGATCGCCGCTGGTTTCGATAGCGTGGATTTTCTTGAAGAACCCGCAGCGGCCGCGATGCATTACCACGTCAGCCACGACAGCCGCCACGATACCGTGGTGGTGGATATCGGTGGCGGCACCACCGACGTTGCGCATGCCAGCGTCGGCGGCAGCGCTGCGCCGCAGGTCCACCGTGCCTGGGGTATCGCGCGCGGCGGTACCGATATCGATCTTGCCTTGAGCCTGGCTGCCTACATGCCGTTGTTCGGCCGCGGCATCACCCGCGTGCCGACACACCATTACGTGGAGGCCGCGATGGTGCAGGACATGACCCGCCAGCGGGAATTCCGTCTGCACAAATACCAGGACGTTCCCGCCCCCTTCGACAAGCGCTTGCAAGCCTTGCAGGACACCGGCAATACCGCGCGTCTGTATCGCGGCGTGGAGGCCTGCAAGATCGCGCTCAGCGAGCTCGACCGGCACCAAGACGCACTGGACTTCATCGAGCGCGGGCTCGGCGTGGACGTGCAGGCCGGCGCGCTGGTTGCGTCCGCTTCTAACTATCTCGACGAACTGGAAGGCCTGCTGGCACAGGTGCGCACCGAGATGGCCACCGCACCGGCGACGGTGTTCCTCACCGGCGGCATGTCGCGCGCCGGTTATATCCGCGACACCGTAGCTGCCGCATTCCCGGAATCGCGCCTGGTGCATGGCGACCCGTCCTTCGGCGTGGTCCAGGGCCTGGCCTGGGCCGCCGCGCAGGACGCCCGTCTGTCGGACGGTTAA